A window of Candidatus Binatia bacterium genomic DNA:
GCGAATTCCCTCCCTTCCGGGACCTGCTGATATGTGGAGTCAGCACTCAGGTGCAACATTTGGTCCCAGGCTTTGACGAACTGATCACATCCAAAGACGGAGATTTTACCTCAAGCGGCTTGATGGCCGATTCGGTCATCCGGCTGGGGTTTCTCGCTGTTGTGCCTCGCAAAGCCGTGG
This region includes:
- a CDS encoding type II toxin-antitoxin system PemK/MazF family toxin, whose amino-acid sequence is MNEGEVILTPIPQADGQVKNRPAIVLREFPPFRDLLICGVSTQVQHLVPGFDELITSKDGDFTSSGLMADSVIRLGFLAVVPRKAVAGSIGKIGGERHRRLLQTLSAYLVKNLK